From Flavobacterium arcticum, the proteins below share one genomic window:
- a CDS encoding tRNA-binding protein has protein sequence MLTWEEFEKTEMRVGTIIDVNDFPEARKPAYQLTIDFGTEIGIRKSSAQITKRYTKEGLLNRQIVAVVNFPKKQIGKFMSECLVLGAVGTEGDVILLAPDLRVENGLRIL, from the coding sequence ATGCTTACTTGGGAAGAATTTGAAAAAACAGAAATGCGTGTAGGGACTATTATTGATGTAAATGATTTTCCTGAAGCACGAAAGCCAGCATATCAATTAACAATAGACTTTGGTACAGAAATAGGTATTCGTAAATCGTCGGCACAGATTACAAAACGATATACTAAAGAAGGTCTGCTAAACAGGCAAATTGTAGCAGTAGTAAACTTTCCTAAAAAACAAATAGGAAAATTCATGAGCGAATGCCTTGTTTTAGGAGCTGTAGGAACAGAAGGCGATGTAATATTACTCGCCCCAGACCTTAGGGTAGAAAATGGGTTACGGATATTATAA
- the trmD gene encoding tRNA (guanosine(37)-N1)-methyltransferase TrmD, with product MRIDIITVLPELIKSPFETSILKRAIDKGLVEVHFHNLREYSTNKQKSIDDYQFGGGAGMVMMVEPIDLCISKLKAEREYDEVIYMTPDGETLNQGMANQMSLLKNIIILCGHYKGVDQRVRDHYITKEISIGDFVLSGGELAAAVVSDAIIRLIPGVLSNETSALTDSFQDDLLSPPIYTRPSEYKGWKVPDVLLSGNFAKIDQWREDKALEHTKNRRPDLLE from the coding sequence ATGCGCATTGATATAATTACTGTACTGCCCGAATTAATAAAAAGTCCTTTTGAAACCTCTATATTAAAAAGAGCTATAGATAAAGGACTTGTAGAAGTACACTTTCATAATTTAAGAGAATATAGCACCAACAAACAAAAAAGTATCGATGATTACCAGTTTGGCGGTGGCGCAGGTATGGTAATGATGGTAGAACCTATAGACCTATGCATTAGCAAACTAAAAGCAGAGCGCGAGTATGACGAGGTAATTTATATGACACCTGATGGCGAAACCCTAAACCAAGGAATGGCAAACCAAATGTCATTACTAAAAAACATTATTATACTTTGTGGTCATTATAAAGGAGTAGATCAGCGTGTGCGTGACCATTATATAACTAAAGAGATTTCTATTGGAGATTTTGTGCTATCAGGTGGTGAGCTTGCAGCAGCCGTAGTATCTGACGCTATTATTAGGCTTATACCAGGTGTGTTGAGTAACGAAACATCGGCACTTACTGATAGTTTTCAGGATGATTTGCTCTCCCCTCCTATCTACACACGCCCTTCAGAGTATAAAGGTTGGAAAGTTCCAGATGTATTACTTAGTGGTAACTTTGCTAAGATAGACCAATGGCGCGAAGATAAAGCACTAGAACACACTAAGAACCGACGACCTGACTTACTAGAGTAA
- a CDS encoding PUR family DNA/RNA-binding protein, with amino-acid sequence MRENDMLEKEEIFSKVLRAGRRTYFFDVRATKADDYYITITESKKFTEEDGSFHFKKHKIYLYKEDFTAFKEILEEMTTYVLDHKGEEVISERHQKDFKKLFGEKNEETVTTESFTDISFDDI; translated from the coding sequence ATGAGAGAAAATGATATGTTGGAAAAGGAAGAGATCTTTTCTAAAGTTCTAAGGGCAGGAAGAAGAACTTACTTTTTTGATGTAAGAGCTACAAAAGCTGACGACTATTACATTACCATTACCGAAAGTAAAAAGTTTACTGAAGAAGATGGTTCTTTCCATTTCAAAAAGCACAAAATCTATCTTTACAAAGAAGACTTTACTGCATTCAAAGAAATTCTTGAAGAGATGACTACTTACGTGCTAGACCATAAAGGCGAAGAAGTAATATCTGAAAGACATCAAAAAGACTTTAAAAAGTTATTTGGTGAAAAAAATGAAGAAACGGTTACTACAGAAAGCTTTACAGATATAAGCTTTGATGATATATAA
- a CDS encoding Glu/Leu/Phe/Val dehydrogenase dimerization domain-containing protein, whose translation MIAEVIKANDLAKVDPVFGQASFNDHEQIVFCHDKDTGLKAIIGIHNTVLGPALGGTRMWKYANEWEALNDVLRLSRGMTYKSAISGLNLGGGKAVIIGDAKTEKTPEMMTRFGQFIHSLSGKYITAEDVGTTTPDMDIIREVTPHVTGISEAKGGSGNPSPVTAYGVYMGMKAAAMYKFGTDKLQGKKVLVQGTGHVGETLISYLAKEGAHVEITDINEVKMQEVAAKYGAHIYTGEDIYSADVDIYAPCALGATVNDETIERLKAKVIAGAANNQLANDEIHGRILKEKGIAYAPDFLINAGGIINVYAEIVGYDKAEAMRRTENIYNTTLEIFSHAEANGITTQKAAMSIAQKRIDERKKETAK comes from the coding sequence ATGATAGCAGAAGTTATTAAAGCCAACGATCTTGCAAAAGTTGATCCTGTTTTTGGGCAGGCATCATTTAATGACCACGAACAAATTGTTTTTTGTCATGACAAAGATACTGGATTAAAAGCAATAATTGGTATTCATAATACCGTTTTAGGACCCGCACTTGGTGGTACGAGGATGTGGAAATATGCTAACGAATGGGAAGCTCTAAATGATGTTTTAAGGCTATCAAGAGGAATGACATATAAATCTGCTATTTCTGGATTAAATCTAGGTGGTGGTAAAGCAGTTATTATTGGTGATGCTAAAACAGAGAAAACTCCTGAGATGATGACACGTTTTGGGCAGTTCATACACTCACTTAGCGGTAAATATATAACAGCCGAAGATGTAGGTACTACTACACCAGATATGGATATTATTCGCGAAGTTACACCTCATGTAACAGGTATATCAGAAGCTAAAGGAGGATCGGGTAACCCATCTCCTGTAACAGCTTATGGTGTATATATGGGTATGAAAGCTGCTGCTATGTACAAGTTTGGTACAGATAAGCTACAAGGTAAAAAAGTATTAGTACAAGGTACAGGTCACGTAGGAGAAACACTTATAAGTTATCTTGCTAAAGAAGGCGCTCATGTAGAAATTACTGATATTAATGAAGTGAAAATGCAAGAAGTAGCAGCCAAATATGGTGCTCATATATATACAGGCGAAGATATTTATAGCGCCGATGTAGATATTTATGCTCCATGTGCTCTTGGCGCTACAGTTAATGATGAAACGATAGAGAGGCTAAAAGCTAAAGTTATAGCAGGTGCTGCCAATAACCAGTTAGCTAATGATGAGATACATGGTAGAATATTAAAAGAAAAAGGTATTGCTTATGCTCCTGATTTCTTGATTAATGCTGGAGGTATCATAAATGTATATGCTGAAATTGTAGGATATGATAAAGCAGAAGCAATGCGTAGAACAGAAAATATATATAACACTACGTTAGAGATATTTAGTCATGCAGAAGCTAATGGTATTACTACTCAAAAAGCTGCAATGTCTATAGCACAAAAAAGAATTGACGAAAGAAAGAAAGAAACCGCTAAATAA
- a CDS encoding peptidylprolyl isomerase: MENGIYAKFNTTKGAILVKLTYDKTPGTVGNFVGLAEGNLENNEKPQGKPYYDGLKFHRVIPDFMIQGGCPQSSGTGGPGYNFDDEFHPELKHDKPGVLSMANAGPGTNGSQFFITHVETPWLDNKHTVFGHVIEGQDIVDAIAQGDTIENLEIVREGEEAKNWNAIEAFRTFEGSREKRLAEAKQMAEAEMEKLAAGFDKTDSGLRYKIIQKGDGKKAEKGNKVSVHYKGTLDDGQVFDSSYQRKQPIEFQLGVGQVIPGWDEGVSLLHVGDKARFVIPSDLAYGSRGAGGVIPPDATLIFDVELMDVK; encoded by the coding sequence ATGGAAAACGGAATTTACGCAAAATTCAATACTACAAAAGGTGCTATACTGGTAAAACTTACATATGATAAAACCCCTGGTACAGTGGGTAATTTTGTAGGACTTGCTGAAGGTAACCTTGAGAATAATGAAAAGCCACAGGGTAAACCCTATTATGACGGATTGAAATTTCACCGTGTTATACCTGATTTTATGATACAAGGTGGATGCCCACAGAGTAGTGGTACTGGCGGACCAGGGTACAACTTTGATGATGAATTTCACCCAGAATTAAAACATGACAAGCCTGGAGTACTTTCTATGGCTAATGCAGGACCTGGTACTAATGGTTCTCAGTTTTTTATTACGCATGTAGAAACTCCTTGGTTAGATAATAAGCATACTGTTTTTGGTCATGTAATAGAAGGACAAGATATTGTTGATGCTATTGCACAAGGCGATACTATAGAGAACCTTGAAATAGTAAGAGAAGGAGAAGAAGCTAAAAACTGGAATGCTATAGAAGCTTTTAGAACATTTGAAGGTTCGCGTGAGAAACGTCTTGCTGAAGCTAAACAAATGGCAGAAGCAGAAATGGAAAAGCTAGCTGCTGGTTTTGATAAAACAGATAGTGGACTTCGTTATAAAATAATACAAAAAGGTGACGGTAAAAAAGCAGAGAAAGGTAACAAAGTATCTGTGCACTATAAAGGAACGCTTGATGATGGGCAAGTATTTGATTCATCTTACCAAAGAAAACAACCTATTGAGTTTCAATTAGGAGTAGGTCAGGTTATACCAGGTTGGGATGAAGGTGTATCTTTATTGCATGTAGGTGATAAAGCTCGTTTTGTAATACCATCAGATCTTGCTTATGGTTCACGTGGTGCAGGTGGTGTTATACCTCCAGATGCTACACTTATTTTTGATGTAGAATTAATGGATGTAAAATAA
- a CDS encoding ABC transporter ATP-binding protein, whose amino-acid sequence MKELQYLNKYFVKYKFRFFIGISITIIAQIFSLFTPELIGNSIKSIEEFTNKGGISAEVIKNELLTNILLIIATTLIAGALTFLMRQTLIVMSRHVEFDLKNEIFRQYENLSQSFYKRNRTGDLMNRISEDVNKVRMYVGPAVMYSLNTIIRFAVVMTQMYIISPKLTLYSLLPLPILSYSIFKISKEINKRSTSYQQNLSNLSTFTQEMFSGIRVIKAYALEKQKQTDFTELSRDSKKKNMRLAKVNAQFGPLMILLIGISNLVVIYAGGVMYINGSIPDIGVIAKFILYINMLTWPVASLGWISSMVQEAEASQKRINEFLKTEPDIKNNQEKHITIEGKIAFDNVSFTYDDTNITALKDVSFTVNKGETLAILGKTGSGKSTILSLISRLYDVEKGAILVDNENIKDINLNDLRNSVGFVPQDAFLFSDSIENNIKFGNEYATDDEIVTVAKKAVVHDNIINFNKQYKTVLGERGITLSGGQKQRVSIARAMIKDAPILLLDDSLSAVDTETEEAILNNLLEFCKDKTTIIVSHRVSSAKNADKIIILEGGKIVQQGTHNQMVNTEGYYKELYLKQLSEKEIQ is encoded by the coding sequence ATGAAAGAACTACAGTATTTAAACAAGTATTTTGTAAAATATAAATTTCGATTTTTTATAGGAATCTCCATTACTATAATAGCACAGATATTTTCATTATTCACCCCTGAACTTATTGGTAATTCTATTAAATCGATTGAAGAATTCACAAATAAAGGAGGAATATCTGCCGAAGTAATAAAAAATGAACTACTAACTAACATATTACTTATTATTGCCACCACCCTTATTGCTGGTGCGCTTACTTTCTTGATGCGTCAGACACTTATCGTAATGTCGCGCCATGTAGAGTTTGATCTTAAAAATGAAATTTTCAGGCAATATGAGAACCTATCTCAAAGTTTTTATAAACGTAACCGTACAGGCGACTTAATGAACCGTATTAGCGAAGATGTTAACAAGGTGCGTATGTATGTAGGGCCTGCGGTAATGTACTCTTTAAATACAATAATACGATTTGCGGTGGTAATGACACAGATGTACATTATATCGCCAAAGCTAACATTATATAGTCTACTCCCCCTACCTATACTATCGTATAGTATTTTTAAAATAAGTAAAGAAATTAATAAACGTAGTACATCATACCAGCAAAACTTATCAAACCTGTCTACATTTACCCAAGAAATGTTTTCGGGGATAAGAGTTATAAAAGCCTATGCTTTAGAAAAGCAAAAGCAAACCGATTTTACTGAGCTATCACGCGATAGCAAAAAGAAAAATATGCGCCTTGCTAAAGTTAATGCACAGTTTGGACCGTTAATGATATTACTAATAGGTATTAGCAACCTTGTAGTGATATATGCAGGTGGCGTAATGTATATAAATGGTAGTATACCTGACATTGGAGTTATTGCAAAGTTCATCCTTTATATTAATATGCTTACTTGGCCTGTAGCATCGCTAGGCTGGATATCATCTATGGTACAAGAGGCAGAAGCATCGCAAAAAAGGATTAATGAATTTTTAAAAACTGAACCAGATATTAAAAATAATCAAGAGAAACACATTACTATAGAAGGAAAAATTGCTTTTGATAATGTCTCTTTTACTTATGATGATACTAATATCACAGCATTAAAAGATGTATCTTTTACCGTAAACAAAGGTGAAACTCTCGCTATATTAGGAAAAACAGGTTCGGGAAAATCTACAATACTATCATTAATAAGCCGATTGTATGATGTAGAAAAAGGAGCGATACTCGTTGATAACGAAAATATAAAAGACATTAACCTTAACGATTTGCGGAACAGCGTGGGTTTTGTACCCCAAGATGCCTTTTTATTCTCTGACAGCATTGAAAACAATATTAAATTTGGTAATGAATATGCTACAGACGATGAAATAGTTACTGTTGCTAAAAAAGCAGTAGTACACGACAATATTATTAATTTTAATAAACAATACAAAACAGTATTAGGAGAGCGAGGTATAACCCTATCAGGTGGGCAAAAACAAAGAGTATCTATAGCCAGAGCCATGATAAAAGATGCTCCTATACTATTACTAGACGATTCACTATCGGCAGTAGATACTGAAACTGAAGAAGCTATACTAAATAACTTACTAGAATTTTGTAAAGATAAAACCACAATAATTGTAAGCCATAGAGTATCATCTGCTAAAAATGCCGATAAAATAATTATACTAGAAGGTGGTAAAATAGTACAACAAGGTACTCACAACCAAATGGTAAACACCGAAGGTTATTATAAAGAATTATACCTAAAACAACTTTCAGAAAAAGAAATTCAGTAA
- a CDS encoding DUF1573 domain-containing protein translates to MIKRTAAMFAIASLVLTTSCKENAALRIDEETAKEAELAHAEAGKVAVMKFEDTNFDFGTINSGDVVEHTFTFTNAGSSDLLISEAKASCGCTVPSYTKTAVKPGDTGEIKVSFNSAGKSGKQNKSVTVTANTESGSEVLKFTADVTPKAGVGVKQEKK, encoded by the coding sequence ATGATAAAAAGAACAGCAGCTATGTTCGCCATAGCATCTTTAGTACTTACAACATCATGTAAAGAAAATGCAGCTTTGCGTATTGACGAAGAAACAGCTAAAGAGGCTGAATTAGCACATGCAGAAGCAGGTAAAGTAGCCGTAATGAAGTTTGAAGATACAAATTTTGACTTTGGGACTATCAATTCTGGTGATGTAGTAGAGCATACTTTTACTTTTACTAATGCAGGTTCATCTGATCTTCTTATAAGTGAAGCTAAAGCAAGTTGCGGTTGTACTGTACCGAGTTATACTAAAACGGCTGTAAAACCGGGTGATACTGGTGAGATAAAAGTATCTTTTAACTCTGCAGGAAAAAGCGGAAAACAAAACAAATCTGTAACTGTTACAGCAAATACAGAGAGTGGTAGTGAAGTACTTAAATTTACTGCTGATGTTACACCAAAAGCTGGTGTAGGCGTTAAACAAGAGAAAAAATAA
- a CDS encoding NADP-dependent isocitrate dehydrogenase: MSKASKIIYTITDEAPMLATHSFLPIVQAFAAPAGVALETRDISLAGRILANFPDHLTESQKINDALSELGELAKTPEANIIKLPNISASVPQLKAVIKELQSQGYNIPDFPEDPETDEEKAIKARYAKVLGSAVNPVLREGNSDRRAPKAVKNYAKAHPHRMGAWSSDSKTHVASMNGGDFYGSEKSVTVSDNNDVKIELTDKSGNVTVLKVSTPLIAGEIIDSSVMSMKSLKSFIAKEVESAKQQGVLFSVHLKATMMKISDPIIFGAFVEVFFKDVFEKYGQLFEELGVDTRNGLGDVYAKIAGTPQEAEVKAAIDQVYKNSPDLAMVNSDNGITNLHVPSDVIIDASMPAMIRTSGQMWNAEGNQQDTKAIIPDRCYAGVYSATIDFCKKHGAFNPSTMGSVPNVGLMAQKAEEYGSHDKTFQIAADGVVRVTDNSGTVLMEQNVEAGDIFRMCQTKDAPIRDWVKLAVTRARLSGTPAVFWLDENRAHDVQLIEKVNTYLKDHDTTGLDIHIMNPIDATNFTLERIIKGEDTISVTGNVLRDYLTDLFPILEVGTSAKMLSIVPLMNGGGLFETGAGGSAPKHIQQFIEEGYLRWDSLGEFLALGVSLEHLGQNFDNKKALVLSEALDDATEKFLENDKSPARKLGSIDNRGSHFYLAMYWAQALAKQTKDMELKAQFEEIAKDLTENEAKINEELIAAQGKPQEIDGYYHPNFSKTDKAMRPSETLNKILAKLTK, from the coding sequence ATGTCAAAAGCATCAAAAATCATTTATACGATAACTGATGAAGCCCCTATGCTGGCAACCCATTCTTTCCTGCCTATAGTACAAGCTTTTGCCGCACCGGCAGGTGTTGCGTTAGAAACAAGAGATATTTCGCTTGCTGGAAGAATACTTGCAAACTTTCCTGATCATCTTACTGAAAGCCAAAAAATAAATGATGCACTTAGCGAACTAGGCGAGCTAGCTAAAACTCCCGAAGCTAACATCATAAAACTACCAAACATATCTGCCTCTGTACCACAGTTAAAAGCAGTTATAAAAGAATTACAATCGCAAGGATATAATATACCTGACTTTCCTGAAGATCCTGAAACTGACGAAGAGAAAGCTATAAAAGCTCGTTATGCTAAAGTATTAGGTTCTGCTGTAAACCCTGTATTACGTGAGGGGAACTCTGACAGAAGAGCTCCAAAGGCGGTTAAAAATTATGCTAAAGCACACCCACACAGAATGGGAGCTTGGTCATCTGACTCTAAAACTCACGTAGCAAGCATGAACGGTGGCGATTTTTACGGAAGTGAAAAATCAGTTACTGTAAGTGATAATAATGACGTTAAAATTGAGCTTACTGACAAAAGTGGAAATGTAACTGTATTAAAAGTAAGTACTCCACTTATAGCTGGCGAAATTATAGATAGCTCTGTTATGAGCATGAAAAGCCTAAAAAGCTTTATTGCTAAAGAGGTAGAAAGCGCTAAGCAACAAGGTGTACTATTTTCGGTTCACCTAAAAGCTACCATGATGAAGATTTCAGACCCTATCATCTTTGGTGCTTTTGTAGAAGTGTTTTTTAAAGATGTATTTGAAAAATACGGGCAATTATTTGAAGAATTAGGAGTTGATACCCGTAATGGTCTTGGCGATGTATATGCTAAAATAGCTGGTACTCCACAAGAAGCTGAAGTAAAAGCTGCTATTGACCAAGTTTATAAAAACAGTCCAGATTTAGCAATGGTAAATTCTGATAACGGAATTACCAACCTACATGTACCATCAGATGTTATTATTGATGCTTCTATGCCAGCAATGATTCGTACATCTGGACAAATGTGGAATGCAGAAGGAAATCAGCAAGATACTAAAGCTATTATACCAGACAGATGTTATGCAGGTGTATATAGCGCTACAATTGATTTTTGTAAAAAACATGGTGCGTTTAACCCATCAACAATGGGGAGTGTACCAAACGTAGGGCTTATGGCACAAAAAGCCGAAGAGTACGGATCTCACGATAAAACATTCCAAATTGCAGCTGATGGTGTAGTACGTGTTACTGATAATAGTGGTACTGTTCTCATGGAACAAAATGTTGAAGCAGGTGATATTTTTAGAATGTGTCAAACTAAAGATGCTCCTATACGCGACTGGGTTAAACTAGCCGTTACAAGAGCAAGATTATCTGGCACTCCTGCTGTATTTTGGTTAGACGAAAATAGAGCGCATGATGTACAACTTATAGAAAAAGTAAACACATACTTAAAAGATCACGATACTACAGGACTTGATATTCATATCATGAACCCTATAGATGCTACCAACTTTACATTAGAAAGAATTATTAAAGGAGAAGATACAATATCAGTAACTGGTAATGTATTAAGAGATTACCTTACTGACCTTTTTCCTATCCTGGAAGTAGGTACATCGGCAAAAATGCTTTCTATAGTACCGTTAATGAATGGTGGCGGACTGTTTGAAACAGGCGCAGGAGGTTCTGCTCCTAAACACATACAACAATTTATTGAAGAAGGTTACCTGCGTTGGGATTCACTAGGTGAGTTCCTTGCACTAGGTGTATCATTAGAGCATTTAGGTCAAAATTTTGACAATAAAAAAGCATTGGTATTATCCGAAGCGTTAGATGATGCTACAGAGAAATTCCTTGAAAATGATAAATCACCTGCCCGTAAATTAGGCAGTATCGATAATAGAGGTTCACATTTTTACCTTGCTATGTATTGGGCACAGGCTTTAGCAAAACAAACTAAAGATATGGAACTTAAAGCTCAGTTTGAAGAAATTGCAAAAGATCTTACCGAAAACGAAGCTAAAATAAACGAAGAACTTATTGCTGCTCAGGGCAAACCGCAAGAAATTGATGGTTACTACCACCCTAATTTTAGCAAAACAGATAAAGCTATGCGACCAAGTGAGACACTTAATAAAATACTTGCTAAGCTAACAAAATAG
- the nusB gene encoding transcription antitermination factor NusB yields the protein MLNRRHIRVKVMQSIYAMHQNDSDNMEKEEKFLFHSIENIRDLYLIMISALVEIRVSEEDYIEKSSKKHLATSEERNPNKKFINNEVLQLLEENNSLSVAMAERKINNWKQNDDYILVLLEAIKQSEVYNDYIKDSESSFEKDRDFIALLFTEVIAPNEKLYEYLEDYKLTWVDDIPLVNTMIAKQLKQIKPDGNSFFVPRLYKDADDKDFVKSLFRKTVLNDRELAKEFIDKTPNWDTERIAEVDAIILKMAICEFLKFPSIPVKVTINEYLEIAKEYSTPKSSIFINGILDNLIKDYQTNNKLIKTGRGLM from the coding sequence ATGTTAAACAGAAGACATATTCGAGTTAAAGTGATGCAGTCAATATATGCTATGCATCAAAATGATTCAGACAATATGGAAAAGGAAGAAAAATTCCTTTTTCACAGTATAGAGAACATTCGAGACTTATATCTTATAATGATTTCGGCTCTTGTAGAGATAAGAGTTAGCGAGGAAGATTATATTGAAAAATCGTCTAAAAAGCATCTTGCTACAAGCGAAGAGCGTAATCCTAATAAAAAATTTATTAATAACGAAGTATTGCAACTGCTAGAAGAGAACAATTCGCTAAGTGTTGCAATGGCAGAACGTAAGATAAATAACTGGAAACAGAATGACGATTATATACTGGTTTTGCTTGAAGCAATTAAGCAAAGTGAAGTATATAATGACTATATAAAGGACAGCGAAAGTAGTTTTGAAAAAGACAGAGACTTTATAGCTTTACTTTTTACAGAAGTTATTGCGCCTAATGAGAAGTTGTATGAGTACCTAGAAGATTATAAGTTAACTTGGGTAGACGATATTCCGTTAGTAAATACAATGATAGCCAAGCAGCTAAAACAAATAAAGCCAGACGGTAACTCATTTTTTGTGCCAAGGTTATATAAAGATGCTGATGATAAGGATTTTGTAAAAAGCTTGTTTAGAAAAACAGTACTTAATGACAGAGAGCTAGCAAAGGAATTTATAGATAAAACCCCAAACTGGGATACTGAGCGTATAGCCGAAGTAGATGCTATAATATTAAAAATGGCAATATGCGAATTTTTAAAATTTCCGTCGATACCAGTAAAAGTTACTATAAACGAATATCTTGAGATAGCAAAAGAATATTCTACACCAAAAAGTAGTATTTTTATCAACGGAATATTAGATAACTTAATTAAGGATTATCAAACCAATAATAAATTAATAAAAACCGGAAGAGGTTTAATGTAA
- the rplS gene encoding 50S ribosomal protein L19, whose product MSDLVKFVQDEFVTKKDFPEFNAGDTITVYYEIKEGEKTRTQFFKGVVIQKRGAGITQTFTIRKMSGSVGVERIFPMNMPALQKVEVNQRGKVRRARIFYFRELTGKKAKIKERRR is encoded by the coding sequence ATGTCTGATTTAGTAAAATTTGTACAAGACGAATTTGTAACAAAAAAAGATTTCCCAGAATTTAATGCAGGTGACACAATAACTGTGTACTACGAAATTAAAGAGGGTGAAAAAACAAGAACTCAGTTCTTTAAAGGAGTAGTTATCCAAAAAAGAGGTGCAGGTATCACACAAACCTTCACAATCCGTAAAATGTCAGGTTCTGTAGGTGTAGAGCGTATCTTCCCTATGAATATGCCAGCATTACAAAAAGTTGAAGTTAACCAAAGAGGTAAAGTACGTAGAGCTCGTATCTTCTACTTTAGAGAACTTACTGGTAAAAAAGCAAAAATTAAAGAAAGAAGAAGATAA
- the yajC gene encoding preprotein translocase subunit YajC, translated as MDQLSQFAPLLLMFVVIYFLMIRPQQKRQKQEKQFERDLKVGDKIITKSGIHGKIAELTETATVIETMAGKLKMERSAISLELSQKLNAPAK; from the coding sequence ATGGATCAATTATCACAGTTTGCCCCGTTATTACTAATGTTTGTGGTTATCTATTTTTTAATGATTAGACCACAACAGAAAAGGCAAAAACAAGAAAAACAATTTGAAAGAGACCTTAAAGTAGGAGATAAGATTATTACTAAAAGTGGTATTCACGGCAAGATAGCTGAGCTTACAGAAACTGCTACGGTAATAGAAACTATGGCAGGGAAGTTAAAAATGGAGCGCTCGGCAATATCGCTAGAACTTAGCCAAAAATTAAACGCTCCTGCAAAATAA
- a CDS encoding DUF1569 domain-containing protein, producing the protein MESVFDTQGNQKIVARIEKLTPITLSQWGKMTVSQMMEHCQQPIKVANGTLNLKSNWMSFLFGKMMKKKLLESKPFAHGMPTVKEFRIAHEPDFESTKKELIDLIIAFTNEGHASIKNPKHPFFGEMTMEEWDILQWKHLDHHLKQFGV; encoded by the coding sequence ATGGAAAGTGTTTTCGATACTCAGGGTAATCAAAAAATAGTTGCAAGAATAGAAAAACTAACCCCTATTACACTATCACAGTGGGGTAAAATGACTGTTAGTCAAATGATGGAACATTGCCAGCAACCTATAAAGGTGGCTAATGGCACACTTAACTTAAAGTCTAACTGGATGAGTTTTCTTTTTGGTAAAATGATGAAAAAAAAGCTGTTAGAGTCAAAACCATTTGCACATGGTATGCCAACCGTAAAAGAATTTAGAATAGCACATGAGCCTGACTTTGAATCTACTAAAAAAGAATTGATTGATTTAATTATAGCCTTTACTAACGAAGGACACGCAAGTATAAAAAACCCGAAACATCCATTTTTTGGAGAGATGACTATGGAAGAATGGGATATATTACAATGGAAACACCTTGACCATCATCTAAAACAATTTGGGGTTTAA